The Fulvivirga ligni genome window below encodes:
- a CDS encoding glycoside hydrolase family 3 protein, protein MKKGFVAVLMLIAGFHAKAQVIDSLDFKIGQMLLVGYPGKEISPDDATIKDIKEGKVGGIILFEKNISPTNSYIKLKQLTWTLQKEAPLPLFMAIDQEGGRVNRLKEKYGFPKTVSAAYLGQVANMDSTRFYAEMTASTLAGLGFNVNFAPVVDLAINKNNPVIAKIDRSYSENPDSVAMQAEQVIEAHRKFNIVTVLKHFPGHGSSHSDTHLGIADVTEYWQAKEVSPYSTLIKDGEIDAVMTAHIVNKKLDKKGLPGTLSKSIVTGLLRDSLNYDGVVFSDDMQMHAITKHYGLEKSIKLSIQAGVDVLIFSNNIQGSENRTVDTVHDIIMKLIKSGDLTEARIDESYRRILKLKRERIKGVE, encoded by the coding sequence ATGAAGAAAGGTTTTGTTGCCGTACTAATGCTTATTGCTGGCTTTCACGCCAAAGCTCAGGTCATTGATAGTCTTGATTTTAAAATTGGGCAGATGCTCTTAGTCGGCTATCCAGGCAAAGAAATATCTCCTGATGATGCAACTATAAAGGATATCAAAGAGGGTAAAGTGGGAGGAATCATTCTTTTTGAAAAAAACATTAGCCCTACTAACTCTTATATTAAGCTAAAACAGCTTACCTGGACACTGCAAAAGGAAGCGCCACTACCTCTTTTCATGGCAATTGATCAAGAAGGTGGTCGTGTAAACAGATTGAAAGAAAAATATGGCTTTCCTAAAACGGTTTCAGCAGCCTATTTGGGGCAGGTGGCCAATATGGACAGTACGCGCTTCTATGCTGAAATGACAGCTTCCACTTTGGCCGGACTTGGCTTTAACGTGAATTTCGCTCCGGTGGTAGATTTGGCGATTAATAAGAATAACCCAGTTATAGCTAAGATAGATCGTTCATACTCCGAAAACCCTGATAGCGTGGCGATGCAGGCGGAGCAAGTAATTGAAGCGCATCGTAAATTCAATATTGTTACGGTACTTAAGCATTTTCCGGGTCATGGCAGCTCACACTCTGATACGCATTTAGGAATTGCAGATGTTACTGAGTATTGGCAAGCCAAGGAAGTTTCACCATATTCTACATTAATAAAAGACGGTGAGATAGATGCGGTAATGACTGCTCATATAGTGAATAAAAAATTAGATAAAAAAGGACTGCCAGGCACATTGTCTAAATCCATTGTTACTGGTTTACTAAGAGATAGCTTAAACTATGATGGTGTAGTGTTTTCTGATGATATGCAGATGCACGCTATAACAAAGCATTATGGATTAGAAAAATCTATTAAACTATCCATACAGGCAGGCGTTGATGTATTGATCTTCAGTAATAATATTCAGGGCAGTGAAAACAGAACAGTAGATACTGTGCATGATATTATTATGAAGCTTATAAAGAGTGGTGATCTTACTGAAGCAAGAATAGACGAATCTTACAGAAGGATTCTTAAACTTAAAAGAGAGAGAATAAAAGGAGTAGAATAG